The Phaeacidiphilus oryzae TH49 region ACCCACTGCCAGGCCCGTTCCACCACCGGCCGGTAGACCGCCGCCGGCAGCACCCCGTGGTTGACGCCCCAGGCCAGGCCGTAGGTGAAGAAGGCGGTGCCACTGGTCTCCGGGCCCGGATAGCGGTCCGGGCGGATCAGGTCGGCCGGCCAGTAACCGTCCTCCGACTGCAGTGGCTTGAGTGCGGCGGCCATCGCCCGCATGTCGGCCGCGTAGCCGGCCCGGTTCGGGTCGCCCGGCGGCAGCGCGCCGAGCACCTTGGCCAGGTCGGCCAGTGCCCAGCCGTTGCCGCGCGACCAGTAGGTGTCGGTGTGGAGGAAGCCGGCGTCCCGCCACCACAGTGAGCGGGCGGGATCCCACAGTCCGGGGCCGCCGCACTGGTCGCGGGTGTAGAGGTAGGAGGAGTGGGCGTAGTCCAGATAGTCCGGCCGGGAGTCCTGGGCGGCCATCCGGACGAACACCGGCATCGCCATGTGGAGGGCGTCCACCCAGGTCCAGTAGTCGGCGCTGCCGGAGGACAGCTGGGCGTCCAGCCGCTGCCGGACGGCGGCCAGGTACGCGGGGTGCGGGCCGTCCGGCGAGGTCTGGTAGAGGTCCAGGTAGGCCTGGCCGGCGGTCTCGTGGTCGGCGTGGAAGGGGGCCGAGGACGAGGGGATCAGGGCGAAGCCGTTCTGTTCGGCCCAGCCGAGGGTGAACTCCCGGTAGCGGGGGTCGCCGGTGAGCCGGTACAGCGCCATCTCGCCGCTGTGGAAGGTGGCGTTGACCCAGTCGGCGTTGTTCGCGTACGGCTGCGGCTGGGCCTGCCAGTAGTCGGCGGCGAGCCGGGCCGAGGCGACCGCGTCGGGGTTGGCCCGGCCGGCGGCCCGGGCCGGGGCGGGGCGTCCGGATGCGGACAGCAGCGTGGCGCCGAGTACCGAGCCGAGGCCGATGCCGAGTGCGCGGCGGCGGGGGACCAAGGGCATGGTTCCGTCCTCTGCTGTGCACGAGGTGGCGTTAGGCCTCCGATGTTTCTCGCGTTGTTGATGGTTCGTCAACAGTGGGTGAGCACAGGGGAATTCAGGCCACGGAAATTCGGTGGACAGGGTGTCGCGAGGCGCCCGTGCAAGTTACTCTGTTCATTGAAGGGCCCGTCGTTTCCCCCGTACGACGGGCCCTTCCCTTGTCTTCTGAGGCGCCGGCGCTCAGCGCGCGTGGTCCAGGGCGAGGAGCAGCGCGGCCAGCTGGGTCCGGATCAGGTCGCGGATCGGCGTCGGCCGCACTCCCAGCTCGGCGGCGAACTCGGCGGAGAGCGCGGGAAGCAGCGCCCGCAGTCCCGGCGCGACCGGCAGGGGGGAGCGCAGTCGCATCCCGAGCGCCCGCAGCGGCAGCCGGTACGCCCCGGCGCGCACGCTGTTCCACACATCGGCGGCCAGCTCGGGGTCCTCAGGGCGGAGCATCCCCCGCCAGCGCTCGGTCTCGTTGCCCAGCAGGCGCAGCGTCTCCCGGACCGGCGGCAGGTACACCGGGTCCTCGGCGCCGAACGGGGCCTCCGGCCCGGCGGCCCGCAGCTGCGCGCTCCGGCGGTCCGCGAGGTCCGCCAACTCGCCCATCCGGCGCCGCCACCGGGACTGCGGTGGGGCCGGCTCGCGGCGCATCCGCCAGAGCGGCACCTCGGCGATCACCCCGAGCGCCCCGCAGACCCGCTCGGCGTAGTGGAGGCTGCAGGCGCCGTGGCCGCGTCCGTCGCCGCCCGCGGCGGCGTTCGCCTCCGGGCCGAGGATGTAGAGCTCGTCGGCGCCCGGCAGGACGTGCACCCCCGGGGCGGGGGTGGCCCAGCCGACGCTGTCCGCGTCGTACCGGCCGAGGGAGAGGCCGAAGCGGGCCGGCAGCCGGGACAGCTCCTGCGCGAGACCGCCCTGCTGCCGGCTGAGCATGAAGAAGGAGCCGTCCAGGTCGGTGTTGTGGAGCGAGGCGACCAGCTCGGGACGGAGCCGGTCGACCGCCTCCATCACCGCCCGGGTCTCCGGCCACAGCGCCTCCCGGCCGGTCCGCGCCCCGGCCAGCGGGAAGGTCCACTCCGGCTGCTCGCACAGCCGCGGCCGGTAGAACCAGCGGTGGTAGACCTCCGGGGTCAGCGGGCGGACGCCGTACCAGCCCTCGTTGCGGCGGGCGCCGACGGCGTCCCAGCAGGCGACGACGTTCCAGGTCCAGCCCGCCCGCAGGGCCGCGGCCTGCGGGCCGGGGCCGCCGAGCAGCCGCAGCAGCTCCAGGCAACTGGCCATCCCCACCGGCTCGTTGGGGTGGGGCCCGCCCAGCAGCAGCACCTGGCGCCGACCGCTGCCGGCGCGCACCAGCTCCAGCGGCCTGCCGTCCCGGTACCGGCCCAGCGCTTCGACCCGCCCCCCGGCGCGCTCGGCCAGGCTCCGCGCCTGGGCCAGCACTTCGTCCACCCCCGGGAAGCCCGGGAAGTCCCGTACGGGATCGAGCGTGCCTGCTTCTCCACTCGTCACCCTCCGGTCATACCCGCCTCGGGCCGCCGCCGGAACCGGAGCGGCGGCAACTGCCGGGCCGACGGCCGGCCGGGCGTCTCCGGCGAGCGCTCCCCGCAGGCGCGGAGCGCGGCCCTGGCCGCCAGATAGCCGGCCATGCCATGGACGCCGGGGCCGGGCGGCGTGGAGGCGGAGCAGAGGAAGACCCCGGGCAGCGGGGTGGCGTACGGATTCCAGCGGGCGACCGGGCGCAGCAGCGTCTGCCGGATCGTCACCGCCCCGGCGCCGATGTCCCCGCCGACGTAGTTGGGGTTGTACGCCTCCAGCGCGCGCGCCGGCACCGAGCGGGCGGCGACGATGGTGTCCCGGAACCCCGGGGCGTGCTCCTCGATCCGCCTGATGATCTCCTCCTGGGCGTCCTCCGGCCGCCCCTGCGGGACGTGGGCGTAGGCCCAGAGCGGGTAGCGGCCGCCGACCGCCCGCCCGGGGTCGGTGTTGGCCGGCTCGGTGACCAGGATGAACGGGCGGGCGGTGGCCAGCCCGCGGGAGGTCTCCGACTCCGCCCGGTAGAGCTCCTCGCGGGTGCCGCCGAGGTGGACGGTGCCGGCGATCCGCAGCTCGGGATCGCGCCACGGCACCGGCGAGTCGAGCAGCAGGTCGGTCTTGGCCGCGCCGGGCCCGTGCCGGAAGCGGCCGAGCGCCCGGGCGTACCCGGCGGGCAGCCGGCCGCGGCTGATCCGCAGGAACTCGCGCGGGCCGAGGTCGGCCAGGACCAGCCGGTCGGAGTCGAGTTCGGCCAGGTCGTCGATCCGCCGGCCGGTCACCACCCGCCCGCCGTGCGCCTCCAGGTCGGCGATCAGCGCGTCCGCCAGGGACTGGCTGCCGCCGGCCGGCAGCGGCCAGCCGCCCGCGTGGGCGAGATGGCCGAGGAGGAGCCCGGTGGCCGCGCCGGTCAGGCTGGGCAGCGGCCCGACGGAGTGCGCCGCCACACCGGCCAGCATCGCGGCGGCCTGCGGGGTGCGCAGCCCCCGCTCGGCGGTCAGCCGCAGGGCGAGCAGCAGCGGGGCGACCGGATCGCGCGGCGGGGTGCGGAAGTCGGAGAGCATCAGCCGGACCACCTCCTCGCTGTGCGCCCGCAGCGGGCCCATCAGCCGCCGCCAGCCGGGGCCGTCCGGGCCGAGGCCCTCGGCGGTGACCTCCAGCGAGCGCCAGGCCAGTCCGGGCGGGCGGCCGCCGGGGAGCGGATGGGCGTAGGAGAGGGCGGGGGTGAGGAGCCGCACGCCGTGCGCGGCGAGGTCGAAATGCCGGAAGAAGGGCGAGGCGGCGGCCATCGGATGGACCGCGGCGCAGATGTCGTGCCGTACGCCGGACTCGAAGAGGTCGACGGAGCGCAGCCCGCCGCCGGGGGTGTCGGCCGCCTCGTGGACGGTGACCCGCAGCCCGGCCCGGGCCAGGGTGACCGCGGCGGCCAGCCCGTTCGGCCCGCTGCCGATCACGCTCGCCGTGCCCGAGTCGGATGACCGTTTCGCTGACCGCCCCGTCGCGCGCCCCGAGTTCACCACCATGGTCCCGGACCCTAGCGCTCCGCAACGACAATCGGGCGTACGGGCGCGGACCGGCCCGGACACCGGGGCCGGAGCGGAGGTCAGGACAGGCCGAGGCCCCCGGAGCGGGGGACCGCTCCGGGGGCCTCGGCAGGGCATCCGTCAGACGAGCACGCCGATCAGGTGGAGGAGCCCGGCCAGCGCGTCGGTGAGGAAGTTCATCTCGGTCACTCGTTTCTCTGCTTGCTCTTACTGGGACAGTTCGCGCCACGCGGTCTGCAGCCCGTCTCTGGCACACCGTCAGCATCACGTGTCACGTTCACCCGTGGGCGGGATATCGATGGGGTGCATTCGTTCGCGTGAACACCCGATCGTTTGTACGGAGAGCAATCAGAAGTTGACGCAACGTCAACCCGACGCCGAAATCGCCCGCAGCAGGGGGTCCACCCGGTAGGGCACCAGTTCGCGCATGGCCAGCGCGGTCGAGGTCCGCTCGACACCGGGGACGGCCAGGATCCGGTCCGCGATCCCGTACAGATGACCGGCGTCCTCGGCCACCACCCGGACCAGCAGGTCCCGCTCGCCGGTCAGCCCCAGCACCTCGACCACCTGCGGGATCTCCGCCAGCTCGGCCGAGACCTCGGCCAGCCGGTGCTGGTTGACCTGAGTGGTGACCACGGCCGTCAGCGGATGCCCGAGGGCCTCCGGGAGCACCCGCCGCTGGGCCCGGCCGAGAGCCCCGTCCCGCTCCAGGCGGGCCAGCCGCGCCTGCACGGTGTTCCGGGACAGGTCCAGCTTCTGGGCGAGGGAGAGCACCGTCGCCCGCGGGTCCGCGTCCAGCGCGAGGAGGATCCGCGCGTCGGTGGCGTCCACGGCGCGGCGGGGCGGTCGGCTGCTCACGGTGCTCAACTGCGGGCTCCTGTGCTCGGCTGGTATTGGGCAGACTGCTCAATCGGACAGTCGAATATTGTGCGTCGGCCCAGCTCTGTGTCTACTGAGCGGCAGAAAGAGCAGCAGGGCCGGCAATGGAGGTGGCCGCGGTGACGGTGACGGACGCGAACTCGGCGGAGTCCGGGGCGGAGCTCGGGGCGGCCCGGCTCGGCACGCTGGAGGCGATCGAGCGGCGGGTGCTGTGGCTGGCCACCGCGATCATCGACCACACCAACCGGGTCAACCCGGACCCCTCAGGCCTCAAGGTCGGCGGCCACCAGGCGTCCAGCGCCTCGATGACCACCATCGCCACCGCACTCTGGTTCCACGCCCTCGGCCCCGAGGACCGGGTCTCGGTCAAGCCGCACGCCTCACCGGTGCTGCACGCCGTCCAGTACCTCCTCGGCGACCTGGACGCCCGCTACCTCACCACCCTCCGCACCCTCGGCGGACTGCAGTCCTACCCCAGCCGCTCCAAGGACCCGGACACCGTCGACTACTCCACCGGCTCGGTCGGCATCGGCGCTACCGCCCCGCTGTGGGGCGCCATCGCCCGCCGCTACGTGGACGGCCGCTTCGGCACCGGCCCGGCGGCGGGCGCCGGCACCGGCCGCCAGTACTCGCTGCTCGGCGACGCCGAACTGGACGAGGGCGCGATCTGGGAGGCGCTCCAGGACCCGATGGTCGCCGGGCTCGGCGAGGCCGTCTGGATCGTCGACCTCAACCGCCAGTCCCTGGACCGGGTGGTGCCGGCGATGGCCGGCGAGCGGCTGCACGGCATGTTCCGGGCGGCCGGCTGGCAGGTGCTCACCGTCAAGTACGGCCGGCTCCTCGAGGAGCTGTTCGCTCGGCCGGACGGCGGGCCGGAACTCCGCGCCCGGATCGAGACCATGGGCAACCCGGAGTACCAGCGGCTGCTCCGCTGCACCCCGGCCGAGCTGCGCAGGCGGCTGCCCGGCACCGGCTCCACCGCGGCCCCGATCGGCCGGCTGCTGGACGGCCTGGACGACGCCGTGCTGCCCGCCGCCCTGCGCAACCTCGGCGGCCACGACCTGGGCGCCCTGCTGGCCGCCTTCGACGCCGTCGACGACACCCGCCCGACGGTGATCCTCGCCTACACCGTCAAGGGCCGCGGCCTGCCCACCGAGGGCCACCCGCAGAACCACTCCTCGCTGCTGACGGGCGATCAGATCGCCGCCCTCGCCGCCGACCTGGGCGTCGACCCGGCAGACCCGTGGGCCGCCTTCCCGGCCGGCAGCCCGGAGGCCGGGCTCTGCGCGGCCGCCGCCGAACGCCTCCGCCGCCCGCGGCGCGAGTACACCGCCCCGCCGCCGGTCCCCACCGACTTCGGCCGCACCCCGACCGGCACCGCCACCACCCAGCAGGCCCTCGGCCGGGCCCTTCTCGACCTCACCCGGCAGGCCCCGGAGGCGGCCGCCCGGGTGGTCACGGTCAGCCCGGACGTCAGCTCCTCCACCAACCTCGGCGGCTGGCTCAACAAGGTCGGGGTGTGGTCCCCGAACGAGCGGCCGGACTGGTTCGCGGACGACGCCGAGACCATCCTCCACTGGCGGGAGGAGCCCACCGGCCAGCACATCGAGCTGGGGATCGCGGAGACCAACCTGGTCGGCCTCCTCGGCGAGCTCGGCGCCACCTGGTCCCGCTGGGGGCAGCCGCTGCTGCCGGTCGGCGTGGTCTACGACCCGTTCGTCAACCGGGCGCTGGAGCCGTGGTCCTTCGGCGTCTACGCGGGCGGGCAGTCGCTGCTGGTCGGCACGCCGGCCGGGGTGACCCTGGCCCCCGAGGGCGGCGCCCACCAGTCCGTCACCACCCCCTCGCTGGGCATCGAGCAGCCCGGCGTCACCGCCTGGGAGCCCGCCTTCGCGCTGGACGCCGAATGGTGCCTGCTGGCGGCCCTGGGCCTGCTCGGCCGGCCGGACGGCGGCTCGGCGTACGTCCGCCTCTCCACCCGGCCGGTGGCCCAGGGCCTGGCCGGGGTGCCGGCCGACCCGGCGGCGCGGGAGCGCCGGCGCCGGCAGGTGGTGGCGGGCGCCTACCCGCTGCGCCGGGCCGCCGGGGTCGACCGGCCGGACGTCACCATCGCCGTGATGGGCGCGCCCACCACGGAGGCGCTGGAGGCCGCCGACCGGCTCACCGCCCTCGGCCACCCGGCCGACGTGGTCTGCGTGACCAGTCCCGACCTCCTCTTCCGCGCCCAACGGGCCCGCCGCGGCCTCGCCGACGCCCCCGACTGGATCCTCGACCAGGCCTTCCCCGCCGACCGGGCGGCCCCCATGGTCACCCTCCTCGACGGCCACCCCCACACCCTGGCCTTCCTCCCGACGATCCACCGGGTCCCCGGCGCCAACCTCGGTGTCACCGACTTCGGCCAGTCCGGCCGCCTGGCCGAGGTCTACCGCAAGCACGGCCTGGACGCCGACACCGTGGTCGGCACCGCGCTCGACCTGGTGGAGTGACCCTCCGGAAGCGCGATCCAGCTGATCCCCCTCACCCCTCCTCAGCTGTGCGGATGCCGGGTGCGCCCTTCCGCAAGATCGGGAGTTGGGGCAGGATCGGGCGGTAGGCGCGGAACTGTCCGACGGAGGGTGAGACGGGCGTGACCAGGACTCTGCTCAGCGGCGGCCAGGTGTTCGACGGAACCGGCGCCGAGGTCGCCGACGGCGATGTGGTCGTCGAGGACGGCCGGATCGTCGACATCGGCACCGGCCTCGACGGCGACGAGCGGGTGGACGTCTCCGGTCTGACCGTGCTGCCCGGCCTGATCGACTGCCACGTCCACGTCACCGTCTCCGGCGTCCTCGGCGACAAGGGCCTCCATCTCCCGTACTCCTACGGCTACTTCGAGGCCGTCCGGAACCTCGCGGCCACCCTCGACTGCGGGGTCACCACCGTTCGCGACGCGGGCGGCGCCGACCTCGGCGTCCGCCGCGCGGTCGAGGACGGCCTGATCGAGGGGCCCCGGCTGCGGATCGCCATCACCATCCTCAGCCAGACCGGCGGCCACGCCGACGGCTGGCTGCCCTCCGGGGCCTGCGCCCCGCTGGTCCCCGCCCACGAGGGCCGCCCGGACGGCGTGGTCGACGGGCCGGAGGAGATGCGCAAGCGCGCCCGCGAGATCATCCGGGCGGGAGCCGACGTCCTGAAGGTCTGCACCTCCGGCGGCGTCCTCTCGCCGCGCGACGATCCCCGCCACGCCCACTTCCGCGCCGACGAGTTGGACGCCCTGGTCGCCGAGGCGACCGCGGCCGGACTGCCGGTGATGGCGCACGCCCAGGCCACCGACGGGATCAAGAACGCCGTCCGGGCCGGCATCCGCTCCATCGAGCACGGCATCTTCCTCGACGACGAGGCCATCGACATGATGCTGGCCGCCGGCACCTGGCTGGTGCCGACCCTGGTCGCCCCGGCGGCGGTGCTGGAGGCCGTCGCGGCCGGCGTGGAACTGCCGGAGAGCGTGGTGGTCAAGGCCCGCGAGGTGATCGACGTCCACCGGGAGTCCTTCACGCGGGCGGTGGCCGCGGGTGTGCGGATCGCGATGGGCACCGACTCCGGGGTCGGCCCGCACGGGCGCAACCTGGAGGAGCTGGCGCTGATGGCGGCCGGCGGGATGAAGCCGCCGGCGGTGCTGGCCGCCGCCACCTCCTCGGCGGCCGAACTCCTCGGCGTCGCCGACTCGGTGGGCACCCTCACCCCGGGCCGGCGGGCCGACCTCCTGCTGGTCTCCGGCGACCCGTACGACTTCACCGACCTGCGGTCCCGGGTGCACTCCGTCTACCAGGACGGGCGCCGGGTGCGGGGCTGAGTGCCCGCGGTCGAGCGGCTGCGGTCGAGTGGACAACGGCCAGGGCCGCCGGACCTGTTGCGGTCCGGCGGCCCTGACCTCCCGTTCCTCAGGCCTTCAGGCCTTCAGGCCTTCAGGCCTTCAGGCCTTCAGGCCTTGAGGCTTGTTGAAGGTGCTCCGCGCCCACAGGTAGGACACCGCGCCGATGCCGAGGCACCAGGCGAGGGCGATCACGCCGTTGTTCCCGATCGCGCCGCCGAGGAGCAGTCCGCGGACGGTCTCCATGATCGGCGTGAACGGCTGGTACTCGGCGAACCAGCGCAGGCCGGCCGGCATCGAGCCGGTGGGCACGAACCCGCTGCCTAGGAAGGGCAGCAGCACCAGCGGCATCGGCGCGTTGCCGGCCGCCTCGGGGGTCGAGGCCCGCAGGCCGAGGGCGACCGACAGCCAGGTGACGGCCAGGACGAAGAGGGCGAGCAGTCCGATCGCGGCCAGCCACTCCACGAAGCCGGCGTTCGGCCGGAAGCCGACGGCCAGGGCAATCCCGATCAGCACGGCCATCCCGAGGAGCTGCTGGACGACGCTGCCGACGACGTGCCCGGTGAGCACCGAGGCCCGGGAGATCCGCATGGTCCGGAAGCGGGCGATGATGCCCTCGGTCATGTCGGTGGCCACCATCACGGCGGTCCCGGTCGCGGCGATGGCCGCCGACATCATCAGGATGCCGGGGAGCACGTAGTTCACATAGCCGGCGCGGCCGCCGCCCAGTCCGGCACCGAGGGTGCCGCCCAGCACGTAGACGAAGAGGAGCAGCATGACGACCGGGGTGATGACCAGCTGCACGGTCATCGACGGATACCGCAGCAGGCGCTTCAGCTGGCGCCGGACCATGGTGTGGGAATCGCGGACGGCGAGGGCGAGGGTGCTCATCGGACGGTCTCCTTCTGCTGCTGGTTCTGCTGGTCCTGGTGGTCTTGCCGGCCCTCCTGGCCCTGCTCGTGCTGCGGGCCGGTGAGGGTGAGGAAGACGTCGTCGAGGTCGGGGGTGTGCACGCTCATCCCGGTGACCTCGACCGCGTGCTCGTCCAGCAGGGCGAGCAGTTCGCGGACGGCCCGGACACTGCCGTCGCTCGGCACCTGGAGGGTGAGCGCCTCCAGGTCGGCACTGGCCGTCCCGAGCAGGCCGCGGGCGACCGCCAGCTGCTCCGGGTCGGTGAAGCCGAACTCGATGTGGCCTCCGGGGATCAGGCGCTTGAGCTCTTCCGCGGTGCCCTCGGCGATCAGCCGCCCCTGGTCCAGCAGGGCGATGCGGCCGGCGAGTTCGTCCGCCTCCTCCAGGTACTGGGTGGTGAGGAAGATGGTCACGCCGCCGGCGACCAGCTCCCGCACCAGCTGCCACATCGAGCGGCGGCTGCGCGGGTCGAGCCCGGTGGTGGGCTCGTCCAGGAAGATCAGCCGCGGGTCGCCGACCAGGGTCATCGCCAGGTCGAGCCGGCGCTGCATGCCGCCGGAGTAGGTGCCGGCCGGTTTGCGGGCCGCCTCCACCAGGTCGAAGCGGTCCAGGAGTTCGGCCGCCCGGCGCCTGCCGTCCCGGCGGGACAGGTGGTTGAGGTCGGCCATCAGGAGGAGGTTCTCCTCCCCGGTGAGCAGCTTGTCGACGGCCGAGTACTGGCCGGTGACGCCGATCGCGCCGCGCACGTCGTCGGCTCTGCGGGCCAGGTCGTGACCGGCCACTCGGGCTGTGCCGCCGTCGGGTGGGAGGAGGGTGGACAGGATCTGGACGGTGGTGGTCTTGCCTGCCCCGTTCGGGCCGAGCAGTGCGAAGACGGTGCCCTCCGGGACGGCCAGGTCGATGCCGTCCAGTACGGCCTTGTCGCCGTAGGACTTCCGCAGCCCGCTCGCCTCGACGGCCAAGTGCGCGGTGCTCGCCGGGGTGTTGGTGTGTGCCGGGTCGGTGGTGCGCGCCGGGTTCGCCATGGGTGTTTCCTCTCGCGTTCCGCCGTGTGGTCGGCGTGGTCAGGTCCGGTCCGGTGGAGGGTCAGAGGCTGCGGGCGGTGATGTCGCCCTGGACGGTGGTGGCGCGGATGGTCAGGCCGGCGGCGGCGCCCTCGGTGTTCCTGAGCGAGTTGCCGATCCGGCCCTGGGAGGTGCGGGCGTCCAGCGTGGCGGAGGCCTCCGGGGCGACGGTGACGGTGATGTCGCCCTGCTGGGTGCTCAGCACCAGCTCGCCGTCGACCGCCTCGCCGATCCGGATGCTGCCCTGCCGGGTGCTGAGCTCGGCGGGGCCGCCGAGCCGGCCGACCTCGATGTCCCCGCTGGCCAGCCGGATCCGGGCGGAGGCGGCCTCGGCCACCTGGACCGGGCCCTGCGCGCCCTCGACGGCGAGATCGCCGAGCCGACCGGTGCTGCGGAACTCCGCGGCGGCCGCCTTCGCCTCGACGGCGGAGCCGGCCGGGAGCCGGAGGGCGACCTCGACGGAACCGGTGTGGCTGAGGAGCCGGTTCGCGGCGGCGGGGAGGACCACCCGCAGCAGGCCGCCGGCCTCGTCGTAGCCGACCTCGGTCTGCTCGGCCGACTTCACGTCCCGGGCCCGGCCGCGGTCGCTGGGCCGGACCTCGACGGTGGCCGCGGACCGCTCGGCGTCGGCGGTGATCCGGATGCGGCCGGCCGGGACGGACAGGACGGCGGTGATCGGGGCGGTGATCTCGAACGCGTACATGCGGGGCTCCTGGTCTTCGGGTTTCTCGCCTCGGTGTTTCCGACAGAGGAAACGCTACGTTGCGTTCACAAAGCTGGCAACATTGAAGTTGCATCAGAATCCCTTAACTCCAGCTCAACGCAAGGAAATTGTTGCAATAGGCTCGAAGTTAATGCAATGTCCGCCTAATGCCTCATTGCAATAGGCTGTAGATGAACGCTTCGGCGGTGAGGCTTCTCTTGCCGAATCGGCATGAAATCTTGCCGGAGAGGCGGTGCCGGCCGCAGCTTTGCGGCATGAGCGTTTTCGAATCGAACCGAGCCGACGAGCGCACCTGGGATGTCGTGGTGGTAGGAGGCGGCGCGGCCGGCCTCACCGCCGCCCTCACCCTGGCCCGGGTGCGCCGATCGGTACTGGTGATCGACGCGGGCGAGCCCCGCAACGCCCCGGCGGCGGCAGCCGACGGGCACGGCGTCCACGGCCTCCTCGGCCGCGAGGGGATCTCGCCGCTGGCCCTGCTGCGCATCGGCCGGGAGGAGGTCGCCTCGTACGGCGGCCGGGTGGTGGAGGGGCGCGTCACCCGGATCGAGCGGTCGGGCGCCGGCGCGGACGCGGACTTCGTGGTCGACCTCGCGGCCGACGGCCCGCGCGTCCGCGCCCGGCGGATCCTGCTGGCCACCGGCCTCGTCGACGAACTGCCCCCGGTCCCCGGCCTGGCCGAGCGCTGGGGCCGTGACGTGGTGCACTGCGTCTACTGCCAGGGCTGGGAGGTCCGCGACCGGGCGATCGGCGTACTGGGCACCTTCCAGCAGGCACT contains the following coding sequences:
- a CDS encoding ATP-binding cassette domain-containing protein encodes the protein MANPARTTDPAHTNTPASTAHLAVEASGLRKSYGDKAVLDGIDLAVPEGTVFALLGPNGAGKTTTVQILSTLLPPDGGTARVAGHDLARRADDVRGAIGVTGQYSAVDKLLTGEENLLLMADLNHLSRRDGRRRAAELLDRFDLVEAARKPAGTYSGGMQRRLDLAMTLVGDPRLIFLDEPTTGLDPRSRRSMWQLVRELVAGGVTIFLTTQYLEEADELAGRIALLDQGRLIAEGTAEELKRLIPGGHIEFGFTDPEQLAVARGLLGTASADLEALTLQVPSDGSVRAVRELLALLDEHAVEVTGMSVHTPDLDDVFLTLTGPQHEQGQEGRQDHQDQQNQQQKETVR
- a CDS encoding DUF4097 family beta strand repeat-containing protein, whose amino-acid sequence is MYAFEITAPITAVLSVPAGRIRITADAERSAATVEVRPSDRGRARDVKSAEQTEVGYDEAGGLLRVVLPAAANRLLSHTGSVEVALRLPAGSAVEAKAAAAEFRSTGRLGDLAVEGAQGPVQVAEAASARIRLASGDIEVGRLGGPAELSTRQGSIRIGEAVDGELVLSTQQGDITVTVAPEASATLDARTSQGRIGNSLRNTEGAAAGLTIRATTVQGDITARSL